Proteins found in one Ptychodera flava strain L36383 chromosome 3, AS_Pfla_20210202, whole genome shotgun sequence genomic segment:
- the LOC139129336 gene encoding uncharacterized protein, which yields MSSTQCAVAVTGTTTDDGTKKGEDALVAGRQIAGGESSPIVSIDPEQMTYASITAELRVASGIPEPGGTMSMVSHSLYNTSAEGLSAEHEQTRQVLKDDDPDIEVSDPEEGSIRYNVKCKTSKALQGLWQRYQSGELRESVEEALITPDVLSKVHAVCITMRVIIDYSEYEEALHRLTSGENISGNDISTEPDVAICENKEKELEQEQTKEDLGFKIESLSPKLEISENQEEQLVMKQAQNGEAKMEDLRARLEISEAQNVRVIMELDQQKKEQKKTKLDMGIQMDNLRARIEQLGIESEKRDRESDYLKSILTSIEESNTIGGPGKEDGRFDHPSGIAIDENGDLIIADKSNRRVQVMGWNNECKRKNVFDKYKGWFRPRDVAVSSDGTYLSTDHGKMQVVAFDKNNEVITSFGGDINPYGITMSKDGYVLVNDRSNDSVKKYTKDGKFLTSFGSHGKGEGQFDFPWSVVVNSKNEILVSDQNNHRVQLLNSDGEYITSVGSKGSGPGQLKDPHGIDVDKDDNIYVCDFGNRRIVQFSSDGEFLQNIGEGRVYPRYVAVRTDVNPFRVAVSDWHQNCVKVFYVMKQI from the exons ATGTCGTCTACACAGTGTGCCGTAGCAGTAACAGGGACTACGACTGACGATGGAACTAAAAAGGGTGAAGATGCATTGGTGGCAGGCAGACAAA TAGCTGGTGGTGAAAGTTCCCCCATAGTAAGCATTGATCCTGAACAGATGACGTATGCTAGCATAACAG CGGAACTTCGTGTAGCGAGTGGTATCCCAGAACCTGGTGGTACAATGTCTATGGTATCTCACAGTCTGTACAACACCAGCGCCGAGGGACTATCTGCAGAACACGAACAGACTAGACAGGTACTCAAAGATGATGACCCCGACATCGAAGTAAGCGATCCTGAGGAAGGGAGCATCAGGTACAACGTTAAATGTAAAACATCGAAAGCCCTGCAAGGTTTGTGGCAACGCTATCAAAGTGGTGAACTTCGTGAATCAGTGGAGGAGGCCTTGATAACACCAGATGTGTTAAGTAAAGTGCACGCTGTTTGTATCACGATGAGGGTTATCATCGATTACAGTGAATACGAAGAAGCTCTTCATAGATTGACATCAGGGGAAAACATATCAG GAAATGATATATCAACTGAACCAGATGTAGCCATctgtgaaaataaagaaaaggaaTTGGAACAGGAACAAACCAAAGAGGATCTAGGCTTTAAAATCGAAAGTTTGAGCCCAAAGCTTGAAATCAGCGAAAACCAGGAGGAGCAGCTGGTTATGAAACAGGCGCAAAACGGAGAGGCCAAAATGGAAGATCTGAGGGCCAGGCTTGAAATCAGCGAAGCTCAGAATGTTCGGGTGATTATGGAACTTGACCAACAGAAGAAAGAACAGAAGAAAACCAAATTGGATATGGGCATCCAAATGGACAATCTGAGGGCAAGGATTGAGCAGCTTGGTATAGAGTCTGAGAAACGTGACAGAGAGTCCGACTACCTGAAGTCGATTTTGACATCTATAGAAG aatCAAACACAATTGGTGGTCCCGGGAAGGAAGACGGCCGATTTGACCATCCGAGCGGAATAGCAATTGATGAAAACGGTGACTTGATCATTGCTGACAAGAGCAATAGAAGGGTGCAAGTAATGGGTTGGAACAACGAATGCAAACGTAAGAATGTTTTTGACAAGTACAAAGGGTGGTTCAGACCACGTGACGTTGCTGTGTCTTCTGATGGTACCTACTTATCGACTGATCATGGGAAAATGCAAGTTGTGGCTTTTgataagaataatgaggttataaccTCATTTGGTGGAGACATAAACCCCTATGGCATTACGATGTCTAAGGATGGTTATGTACTCGTCAACGATCGTAGTAATGACAGTGTTAAAAAATACACTAAAGACGGCAAATTTTTGACAAGTTTTGGATCTCATGGTAAAGGAGAAGGCCAATTCGATTTCCCATGGTCAGTCGTCGTCAATAGTAAGAATGAAATATTAGTATCAGATCAAAACAACCATCGCGTACAATTACTCAATTCTGATGGAGAATATATTACGTCAGTAGGTTCGAAAGGGTCAGGGCCGGGTCAGTTAAAAGATCCCCACGGCATTGACGTTGACAAGGATGATAACATCTATGTCTGTGACTTTGGGAACAGGAGAATAGTTCAGTTTTCATCAGACGGagaattccttcaaaatatcGGTGAAGGAAGGGTTTACCCGAGGTATGTTGCCGTAAGAACAGATGTAAATCCGTTCAGAGTGGCTGTCAGTGATTGGCATCAGAATTGTGTCAAAGTATTTTATGTAATGAAGCAAATTTGA